One genomic segment of Mangifera indica cultivar Alphonso chromosome 6, CATAS_Mindica_2.1, whole genome shotgun sequence includes these proteins:
- the LOC123219384 gene encoding putative disease resistance protein RGA3: MAEAIVNLALRQLLQKIEKQVRLVGDAKKQVKKLRSNLEAIQAVLLDAEERQVKDKAVRRWLDQLKDTSYDMEDVLDEWNTEIMKLQIEGDLEDAPAPKQKVPSLFLCPCFGIKQFVLHLEIAQRIKALNEKLDIIAEEKDRYNFKEMKCTEASERVRSTSLVDVAEIYGREFEKNSLVSKLLDERNEEQKDLHVISLVGMGGIGKTTLAQLAYNNDKVMSHFDTRIWVCVSDPFDEFRVVKAIIEGLKCNTHNLFELESLLQCIHQSIKGKKFLLVLDDVWSEDYDNWKRFYHCLKNGSHGSKVLITTRKNTVASIMESIDPIIIKELSEEECWLLFSRLTFFDRPSNECEKLQKIGREIVAKCKGLPLAAKTIGSLLRFKRTRDEWQRILDSEIWKLEEIEKGIYSPLMLSYNDLPSMIRQCFSYCAIFPKDHDIDKDQLIKLWMAQGYLGLEKDTEMEIIGQEYFDHLASRSFFQEFRKDKDENIIRCKMHDIVHDFAQFLSKNEHFTMEIKGGREELVLNTSNEKARHLMLMPNQEATFPISICSLKSLRSLLIGRGGFKYLVPNDVLANLFGELTCLRALDISAGFGRENLITMIPTEIKKLLHLKYLNLSHQKVEKLPESICELYNLQTLDISSCAKLKELPQGMGKLINLRHLLNLGTLSLSYMPKAIEKLTCLRTLTKFFENSCSSDGSKACSTLACLKDLKYLRGALVIMGLGNVTNVSEVKRTQILGNKKNLFYLTLSFDKDGEGERENDDDELLLKALQLHPNLEKLDVAYYRGSTFYSDWVMSLTGLRELILFSCRNCMHLSTLGKLPSLESLIIQDTSVKKLVTGIESDGAFSSSTSVILFPKLKVVEFWRFFECEEWDYGNTILPCLAFLSINYCGKLRALPDGLLQGAKNLQHLSIIQSYLLEERYRKRTGEDWQKISHVPNIKFTGAFM, from the coding sequence ATGGCTGAGGCAATTGTTAATCTTGCCTTGAGGCAGCTGCTTCAAAAGATAGAGAAACAGGTGAGGCTAGTTGGTGATGCCAAAAAGCAAGTGAAAAAACTTCGGAGCAATCTTGAAGCCATTCAAGCTGTGTTACTTGATGCAGAGGAGAGGCAAGTGAAGGACAAAGCTGTGAGACGTTGGTTAGATCAGCTCAAAGACACATCCTACGACATGGAAGATGTGTTGGATGAGTGGAACACTGAGATCATGAAGTTGCAGATTGAAGGAGATCTTGAAGATGCTCCTGCTCCTAAGCAGAAGGTACCTTCCCTCTTCCTCTGTCCTTGCTTTGGTATCAAACAATTTGTTTTACACCTTGAAATAGCACAAAGGATAAAAgcattaaatgaaaaattagatattattgcTGAAGAAAAAGATAGATACAATTTCAAGGAAATGAAGTGTACTGAAGCATCCGAACGAGTTCGAAGTACGTCTTTAGTTGATGTGGCTGAAATATATGGTCGAGAATTTGAGAAGAATTCTTTAGTGAGTAAGTTGTTAGACGAGAGAAATGAAGAACAAAAAGACCTTCATGTCATCTCACTGGTAGGGATGGGAGGAATTGGGAAAACAACTCTTGCTCAATTAGCTTACAATAATGACAAGGTCATGAGTCATTTTGACACAAGAATATGGGTGTGTGTATCAGATCCTTTTGATGAGTTTAGAGTTGTCAAAGCAATCATTGAAGGATTGAAATGTAATACgcataatttatttgaattggaGTCCCTTTTGCAATGTATTCATCAATCTATTAAGGGCAAGAAATTTCTTCTCGTTTTAGATGATGTGTGGTCAGAAGATTACGACAATTGGAAACGATTTTATCATTGTCTAAAGAATGGCTCCCATGGTAGTAAAGTTTTGATTACAACAAGAAAGAATACAGTTGCATCTATTATGGAGTCAATTGATCCTATTATTATAAAGGAATTATCTGAGGAGGAATGTTGGTTGTTGTTTAGTCGGTTGACATTTTTTGATAGGCCTTCTAATGAGTGTgaaaaattacagaaaattGGAAGAGAAATTGTTGCGAAGTGCAAGGGCTTGCCGCTTGCTGCGAAAACCATTGGCAGCCTCTTAAGATTTAAGAGAACCAGAGATGAATGGCAACGTATTTTAGATAGTGAAATTTGGAAGCTAGAAGAGATTGAGAAAGGTATTTACTCACCTTTGATGTTAAGTTATAATGATTTGCCATCCATGATAAGACAGTGTTTTTCATATTGTGCTATCTTCCCAAAAGATCATGATATAGATAAAGAtcaattgatcaaattatgGATGGCTCAAGGTTATCTTGGGTTGGAAAAAGATACAGAGATGGAGATAATAGGTCAAGAGTATTTTGATCATTTAGCATCACGATCATTCTTCCAAGAGTTTCgaaaagacaaagatgagaaTATTATAAGATGCAAGATGCATGATATAGTTCATGACTTCGCTCAGTTTCTCAGTAAGAACGAACATTTTACCATGGAAATCAAAGGGGGCAGGGAAGAGCTAGTCTTAAACACTTCCAATGAGAAAGCTCGACATTTGATGTTAATGCCTAACCAAGAGGCTACATTTCCCATCTCCATTTGTAGCCTCAAAAGTTTGCGGAGTCTCTTAATTGGTCGGGGAGGTTTTAAGTATTTGGTGCCTAATGATGTTCTAGCAAATCTCTTTGGTGAATTGACATGTTTAAGGGCATTAGACATAAGTGCAGGATTTGGAAGAGAGAACTTGATTACAATGATTCCAACAGAGATTAAAAAACTGCTACATTTGAAATATCTGAATTTGTCTCATCAGAAAGTGGAAAAACTTCCAGAGAGTATATGTGAGTTATACAATCTGCAAACTTTAGATATATCTTCATGTGCAAAGCTTAAAGAACTGCCTCAAGGGATGGGGAAGTTGATAAACTTGCGGCATTTGCTTAATCTTGGAACTTTATCATTAAGTTACATGCCCAAGGCAATTGAGAAATTAACTTGTCTCCGAACATTGACTAAATTCTTCGAAAATAGCTGCAGCAGTGATGGTAGTAAAGCATGTAGTACTCTTGCATGCTTGAaagatttgaaatatttaagaGGAGCGCTTGTAATTATGGGACTAGGAAATGTGACCAATGTGAGTGAGGTTAAGAGAACGCAAATTCTCGGCAATAAGAAAAACCTCTTCTATTTAACGCTTAGTTTCGATAAAGATGGAGAAGGAGAGAgggaaaatgatgatgatgagttacTTCTTAAGGCGTTGCAGCTGCATCCAAATTTAGAGAAATTAGATGTAGCATATTACAGAGGCAGCACTTTTTATTCTGATTGGGTCATGTCTTTAACTGGGCTGAGGGAATTGATTCTTTTCAGCTGCAGAAATTGTATGCATTTGTCTACTTTGGGAAAATTGCCATCACTTGAATCACTAATCATACAGGATACGAGTGTGAAAAAACTAGTTACGGGAATTGAAAGCGATGGTGCATTTTCATCATCTACATCAGTCATTCTCTTTCCCAAGTTGAAAGTTGTTGAATTCTGGCGATTTTTTGAATGCGAAGAGTGGGATTACGGGAATACAATCTTGCCATGCCTTGCTTTTTTGTCAATCAATTACTGTGGAAAATTACGTGCACTACCAGATGGCCTTCTCCAAGGGGCGAAAAATCTACAACATTTGTCAATTATTCAAAGTTATCTTTTGGAAGAACGTTACAGAAAGAGAACAGGAGAGGACTGGCAAAAGATCTCCCACGTTCCCAACATCAAATTCACTGGTGCATTTATGTAA
- the LOC123219387 gene encoding putative disease resistance protein RGA4 isoform X3 gives MADAIVNLALEHLVKITARTIEEQLVKEEVKKLQSNLEAIQAVLLDAEERQVKDKAVRRWLDQLKDTSYDMEDVLDKWNTEIMKLQVEGDLEDAPAPMQKVARGALHL, from the coding sequence ATGGCTGATGCAATTGTTAATCTTGCCTTGGAGCATCTGGTTAAAATCACTGCTCGAACGATAGAGGAACAGCTGGTCAAAGAGGAAGTGAAAAAGCTTCAGAGCAATCTTGAAGCCATACAAGCTGTGCTACTTGATGCAGAGGAGAGGCAAGTGAAGGACAAAGCTGTGAGACGTTGGTTAGATCAGCTCAAAGACACATCCTACGACATGGAAGATGTGTTGGATAAGTGGAATACTGAAATCATGAAGTTGCAGGTTGAAGGAGATCTTGAAGATGCTCCTGCTCCTATGCAGAAG